The Halococcus agarilyticus genome includes a region encoding these proteins:
- the trmB gene encoding HTH-type sugar sensing transcriptional regulator TrmB → MVSDDLAGALGRVNQRFDLNEYETDAYLVVLEHGRLTASEIADRTDIPQPRVYDTVRSLAERGLVELRESRPIEVLAVDPEAAFEGVHDSLDALVGDLRAHYTAPARDAEAASLVKSRSTILRHIESVIAEAEYELILSLTPDLVARFEEKLADRHRANVATELLVTSAADAPAPEGYDYASIATTVREREGVTTPVVAVGDGEHAVYATQDALAWNRERYGVVFDRSELGFLVSGFFNTLLWSTADPVLDDGEDLDFPRRYASIRRCVADLDDGEGSFTVAIEGRDTATGEPRSISGRVVGIARDETGLTAALTVATDDGEVTVGGRVAAFEDVEAHELRVERA, encoded by the coding sequence ATGGTCTCGGACGATCTCGCCGGCGCGCTCGGCCGGGTGAACCAGCGGTTCGACCTCAACGAGTACGAGACCGACGCCTACCTCGTGGTGCTCGAACACGGCCGGCTGACCGCCTCCGAGATCGCCGACCGGACCGACATCCCCCAGCCCCGGGTGTACGACACCGTCCGGAGCCTCGCCGAGCGTGGCCTCGTCGAACTCCGGGAGTCCCGTCCCATCGAGGTGCTCGCGGTCGACCCCGAGGCGGCGTTCGAGGGCGTCCACGACTCGCTCGACGCGCTCGTCGGCGACCTCCGGGCGCACTACACCGCACCCGCCCGCGATGCCGAAGCTGCCTCGCTCGTCAAGTCCCGCTCGACCATCCTCCGGCACATCGAGAGCGTGATCGCCGAGGCCGAGTACGAGCTCATCCTCTCGCTGACGCCCGATCTCGTGGCGCGGTTCGAGGAAAAGCTCGCCGACCGACATCGTGCGAACGTCGCCACCGAACTCCTCGTCACCTCCGCCGCCGACGCTCCCGCCCCCGAGGGGTACGACTACGCGTCGATCGCCACCACCGTCCGGGAACGCGAGGGCGTCACGACGCCGGTGGTCGCGGTCGGCGACGGCGAGCACGCGGTCTACGCCACCCAGGACGCGCTCGCGTGGAACCGCGAGCGCTACGGCGTGGTGTTCGATCGCTCGGAGCTCGGGTTTCTGGTTTCGGGATTCTTCAACACCCTGCTCTGGTCCACCGCCGACCCCGTGCTCGACGACGGTGAGGACCTCGACTTCCCCAGGCGGTACGCCTCGATCCGTCGATGCGTGGCCGACCTCGACGACGGCGAGGGATCGTTCACCGTGGCGATCGAGGGCCGCGACACCGCCACCGGCGAACCCCGGTCGATCTCGGGGCGAGTAGTAGGGATCGCCCGGGACGAGACCGGCCTGACCGCCGCACTCACCGTCGCGACCGACGACGGCGAGGTGACGGTCGGCGGCCGGGTCGCCGCCTTCGAGGACGTCGAGGCCCACGAGCTCCGTGTCGAGCGGGCCTGA
- a CDS encoding helix-turn-helix transcriptional regulator, with product MDTERLIEIVRRAPVLDALQAEGEMDRRELEARLGVSKSTVHRFTRALGEHGLVERSGGEFVLTPLGEVCAEAVATFDASIETAWELAPILRVADAHGVGLDVELFADATVTTAAPGDPYRPVNRFMSLVTETTTLRGLDPASINPLHLDEIHERIVDGMVTDAVFPPSVVENLLTANPDRAAAAFASGNLTLRVHDDLPFGLTLCDDRIGVGVYDDETGLLRLYADTAAPAAYEWAETVYADYHEEAVALAEHDALSGLGPVEALDGEQQ from the coding sequence ATGGACACCGAGCGGCTCATCGAGATCGTCAGGCGGGCTCCGGTGCTCGACGCACTGCAGGCGGAGGGCGAGATGGATCGTCGGGAGCTGGAGGCGCGTCTCGGCGTGTCGAAATCCACCGTGCATCGGTTCACGCGGGCGCTCGGCGAGCACGGCCTCGTCGAACGCTCCGGCGGCGAGTTCGTGCTCACGCCGCTCGGCGAGGTGTGCGCCGAGGCGGTCGCCACGTTCGACGCCTCCATCGAGACGGCGTGGGAGCTCGCACCGATCCTGCGGGTCGCCGACGCGCACGGCGTGGGTCTCGACGTCGAGCTGTTCGCCGACGCGACCGTGACGACCGCCGCGCCGGGCGACCCGTATCGGCCGGTGAACCGGTTCATGTCGCTGGTGACCGAGACCACCACGCTGCGCGGGCTCGACCCCGCCTCGATCAACCCGCTCCACCTCGACGAGATCCACGAGCGCATCGTCGACGGGATGGTGACCGATGCCGTCTTCCCCCCGTCGGTCGTCGAGAACCTCCTCACCGCGAACCCCGACCGCGCGGCGGCGGCGTTCGCGAGCGGGAACCTCACGCTCCGGGTTCACGACGACCTGCCGTTCGGCCTCACGCTGTGTGACGACCGGATCGGCGTCGGGGTGTACGACGACGAAACCGGTCTCCTGCGGCTGTACGCCGACACCGCCGCCCCCGCCGCCTACGAGTGGGCCGAAACGGTTTATGCGGACTACCACGAGGAGGCTGTCGCGCTCGCGGAGCACGACGCCCTCTCCGGATTGGGGCCCGTCGAAGCGCTCGACGGCGAGCAGCAATAG